One genomic window of Sphingomonas sp. C3-2 includes the following:
- the flhB gene encoding flagellar biosynthesis protein FlhB: MADTDKDQKTEEPTAKKLSDAREKGEVASAPEMKHAAMFVAAIIVMGGMGAWTVERLSALLGRLWGNADAYPLDPAGAQGLITGVTLEFGRALMPLAAILCGCALLIPFLQGRPTLSWSRVKPKWSKLSPISGFGRLFGTRALVEFLKTLAKFTAIIVVALIVVWPKAVAFDQLIGAGPQMIGTVTGEFAYRLVKAVGLLVLLIAGADFFYQRRAFLKKMRMTLQEVKDEFKNTEGDPKIKAKIRSIQVQRAKKRMMAAVPTASVIVTNPTHYAVALKYDHGEMAAPIVVAKGVDAVALRIREIATDAKVPIVESPPLARALFAAVDIDHPVPVEHYAAVAEVIGYVMRLARRGL, encoded by the coding sequence ATGGCCGATACCGACAAGGATCAGAAGACAGAAGAGCCCACCGCCAAGAAGCTGAGCGATGCGCGGGAGAAGGGCGAGGTCGCCAGTGCCCCTGAGATGAAGCATGCGGCGATGTTTGTCGCCGCGATCATCGTGATGGGGGGGATGGGCGCCTGGACCGTCGAACGATTGAGTGCGTTGCTTGGCCGCCTATGGGGCAATGCGGATGCCTATCCGCTCGACCCGGCGGGGGCGCAGGGGCTGATCACGGGCGTTACGCTTGAATTTGGGCGCGCGCTGATGCCGCTTGCTGCGATCCTGTGCGGTTGTGCGCTGCTTATTCCCTTCCTGCAGGGGCGGCCGACATTGTCGTGGAGCCGAGTCAAACCCAAATGGTCGAAGCTCTCGCCCATTTCGGGGTTCGGTCGACTCTTTGGGACACGGGCGCTCGTGGAGTTCCTGAAGACGCTCGCCAAGTTCACCGCGATCATCGTGGTTGCGCTGATTGTCGTCTGGCCCAAGGCGGTGGCGTTCGATCAGTTGATCGGGGCCGGGCCGCAGATGATTGGCACGGTGACCGGTGAATTCGCCTATCGGCTGGTGAAGGCGGTGGGGCTGTTGGTGCTGCTGATCGCGGGAGCCGACTTCTTTTATCAGCGGCGCGCCTTCCTGAAAAAGATGCGGATGACGCTTCAGGAAGTGAAGGACGAATTCAAGAACACCGAGGGTGATCCCAAGATCAAGGCTAAAATCCGATCGATTCAGGTGCAGCGCGCCAAGAAGCGCATGATGGCGGCCGTGCCCACGGCCAGCGTGATCGTTACCAACCCCACCCATTATGCGGTGGCGCTGAAATATGATCATGGCGAGATGGCGGCGCCGATCGTGGTGGCTAAGGGTGTCGATGCGGTGGCGTTGCGCATCCGTGAAATCGCGACCGATGCCAAGGTGCCGATCGTCGAAAGCCCGCCGCTGGCGCGTGCGCTGTTCGCGGCGGTCGATATCGATCATCCGGTTCCGGTGGAGCACTACGCCGCCGTTGCCGAGGTCATCGGCTATGTGATGCGGTTGGCGCGCCGTGGCCTGTGA
- the fliR gene encoding flagellar biosynthetic protein FliR, whose product MAQLPFDATAFLILFARVGAVLMLLPVFSEDAVTGRIRLLMGLGFTAGLFGLLNGKVTPVLQSDAALPGIVIAEMMVGLAMGMIIRILFSAAVMAGGIISLQVGLSSALFMDPAGGGHTTQIGKLMSIAAAIMCMAMGVHHLWIASIVHSYTLFPVGGLPPADDFARLAVETTTHAMLLALGMAAPLIVYGIVFNVALGLAARMAPAIQVFFISQPLNILLGLALLSVVIGGSLMYFTEAMGTFIQRGWSL is encoded by the coding sequence ATGGCGCAGCTGCCCTTTGATGCGACGGCGTTCCTGATCCTGTTCGCGCGCGTGGGGGCGGTGCTGATGCTGCTGCCGGTGTTTTCGGAGGATGCCGTCACCGGCCGTATCCGGCTGCTGATGGGGCTTGGGTTTACGGCGGGCCTGTTCGGATTGCTCAACGGCAAGGTGACGCCGGTTTTGCAGAGCGACGCCGCATTGCCCGGCATCGTGATCGCCGAGATGATGGTCGGGCTGGCGATGGGGATGATTATCCGCATCCTGTTCAGCGCTGCGGTGATGGCAGGCGGGATCATCAGCTTGCAGGTTGGCCTGTCCTCCGCGCTTTTCATGGACCCGGCGGGCGGTGGGCACACGACACAGATCGGCAAGCTGATGAGCATTGCTGCCGCGATCATGTGCATGGCGATGGGGGTGCATCATCTCTGGATCGCATCGATCGTCCATTCCTATACACTTTTTCCGGTAGGCGGGCTGCCACCTGCCGATGATTTCGCCCGCCTGGCCGTGGAAACGACCACGCATGCGATGCTGCTGGCGCTTGGCATGGCCGCGCCGCTCATCGTTTATGGCATCGTCTTCAACGTCGCCTTGGGGCTTGCCGCACGCATGGCGCCCGCGATCCAGGTTTTCTTCATTTCCCAGCCGCTCAACATCCTGCTTGGGCTGGCGCTGCTCTCGGTCGTGATCGGTGGATCGCTGATGTACTTCACCGAGGCGATGGGCACCTTCATCCAGCGCGGTTGGAGCCTGTAA
- a CDS encoding flagellar biosynthetic protein FliQ, with the protein MDSFQAMELAKAGMLLVLTIVGPMLFTALIVGVVIGLLQSLTQVQEMTLTFVPKIVTIGCVLLLSLPMIGRALSAFMARVADIIVTG; encoded by the coding sequence ATGGATTCGTTCCAGGCGATGGAGCTCGCCAAGGCGGGCATGCTGCTGGTGCTGACGATTGTCGGCCCCATGCTGTTCACTGCGCTGATCGTCGGCGTGGTGATCGGTTTGCTGCAATCGCTGACCCAGGTGCAGGAAATGACGCTGACCTTCGTTCCCAAGATCGTGACGATCGGGTGCGTCCTGCTCCTTTCGTTGCCGATGATCGGCCGGGCGCTCTCCGCCTTCATGGCGCGGGTGGCGGATATTATCGTTACCGGCTGA
- a CDS encoding flagellar hook-basal body complex protein FliE: MSLGALDAASAYGRVMNTVSARAEMPEPAAPAGSGSTAGFGSMIEQLVTDASQNLRAAETASVNQVAGKGDLIDVVTAIGAAETALDTVVAVRDRVVNAYTEIMRMQI; encoded by the coding sequence ATGTCTCTCGGCGCCCTTGATGCTGCATCGGCCTATGGCCGCGTGATGAACACCGTTTCGGCACGCGCCGAAATGCCCGAACCCGCCGCACCGGCGGGCAGCGGATCGACCGCGGGCTTCGGTTCGATGATCGAACAGCTCGTAACCGACGCGTCGCAGAACCTGCGCGCGGCCGAAACCGCGAGCGTTAACCAGGTGGCTGGCAAGGGCGACCTGATCGACGTGGTGACTGCGATTGGCGCAGCCGAAACCGCGCTCGACACGGTAGTTGCGGTGCGTGACCGCGTGGTCAACGCCTATACTGAAATCATGCGCATGCAGATCTGA
- the flgC gene encoding flagellar basal body rod protein FlgC, protein MDLTSDLKSSIGVSASGLRAQSLRMRVIAENLANADSLSRTPGGDPYRRRVATFRAELDRATGATNVNVDAITTDKSAFNRTYQPGNPAADAQGYVLKPNVNSLIETADMKAAQRSYEANLNAIESARNMTMRTIDLLK, encoded by the coding sequence ATGGACTTAACCTCGGACCTGAAATCGTCGATCGGCGTTTCCGCGTCTGGCCTCAGGGCTCAGTCGTTGCGGATGCGCGTGATCGCCGAAAATCTGGCCAATGCCGATTCCTTATCGCGCACGCCGGGTGGTGATCCGTATCGCCGCCGCGTGGCGACGTTTCGCGCCGAACTGGACCGCGCGACGGGGGCGACGAACGTCAATGTCGATGCAATTACCACCGACAAGTCGGCATTCAACCGCACCTATCAGCCGGGCAACCCCGCTGCTGATGCGCAGGGTTATGTGCTGAAGCCCAATGTGAACAGCTTGATTGAAACCGCCGACATGAAGGCGGCGCAGCGTTCGTACGAAGCCAATCTCAACGCCATTGAATCGGCGCGCAACATGACGATGCGCACGATCGATCTCCTCAAATAA
- a CDS encoding FliM/FliN family flagellar motor switch protein, translating into MSVVEGIPIELSIVLGSTQIPIRQVLKMSRGAMIPLDCGHNDPTLVYVNNQLVAKGKVLVDGEHMSLEITEVIERPR; encoded by the coding sequence ATGTCAGTCGTCGAGGGCATACCTATTGAACTGTCGATCGTTCTCGGATCGACCCAAATCCCAATCCGCCAGGTGCTGAAGATGAGCCGCGGCGCGATGATCCCGCTGGATTGCGGGCATAATGATCCGACGCTTGTCTATGTGAACAACCAGCTCGTGGCGAAGGGCAAGGTGCTGGTCGACGGTGAACATATGTCGCTCGAAATCACCGAAGTGATCGAGCGACCGCGCTGA
- a CDS encoding flagellar biosynthetic protein FliO gives MDFLTLLRTFAALAVTLGLLVGALWVVRRYDLKLPAGLIGGLGAASDRRIQMVERLPLDTRRSVALIRRDDIEHLVLIGPEGAVVIESGIQPPQSTPPKSTVETDA, from the coding sequence ATGGACTTCCTGACGCTCCTGCGCACCTTCGCGGCGCTGGCGGTCACGCTCGGCCTGCTCGTTGGTGCGCTATGGGTGGTGCGTCGTTACGATCTGAAACTGCCCGCTGGCCTCATCGGCGGTCTAGGCGCGGCCAGCGACCGTCGCATTCAGATGGTTGAGCGCCTGCCCCTCGACACGCGCCGTTCGGTTGCACTCATCCGCCGTGATGATATCGAGCATCTGGTGCTGATCGGCCCCGAAGGCGCCGTCGTGATCGAAAGCGGTATTCAGCCTCCCCAATCCACGCCTCCTAAATCCACGGTAGAAACCGATGCGTAA
- the fliP gene encoding flagellar type III secretion system pore protein FliP (The bacterial flagellar biogenesis protein FliP forms a type III secretion system (T3SS)-type pore required for flagellar assembly.), with translation MRKLFLLAAVAGLAALPDVALAQNVSANLGEGSISGRAIQLVLMLTVLSLAPGILMTVTSFTRIVVALSLLRTGIGAPGVPPNPVVISLALFLSFFVMSPTFDAAWKQGIAPYNEGRINEAQAFERASKPFHSFMLKHVREDDVKLFVELSGKKPVPAAELPMTTLMPAFMISELRRAFEIGFLLLLPFLVIDLAVAAVLMAMGMMMLPPATISLPMKIIFFVLVDGWALVAGSLVKSFGAPG, from the coding sequence ATGCGTAAACTCTTCCTGCTCGCAGCAGTCGCAGGGCTTGCCGCCCTTCCCGACGTGGCGCTGGCGCAAAACGTGTCTGCGAATCTTGGCGAGGGCTCGATCTCCGGACGGGCCATCCAGCTGGTCCTGATGCTCACGGTGCTCAGCCTTGCGCCGGGCATCCTGATGACGGTCACGTCCTTCACCCGCATCGTGGTCGCGCTCTCGCTGCTGCGCACCGGCATCGGCGCGCCGGGCGTTCCGCCCAACCCCGTCGTCATCAGCCTTGCGCTGTTCCTGTCCTTCTTCGTCATGTCCCCCACCTTCGACGCCGCGTGGAAGCAGGGTATCGCCCCCTATAATGAGGGCCGGATCAACGAGGCCCAGGCCTTCGAGCGGGCGTCCAAACCGTTTCACAGCTTCATGCTCAAACATGTACGCGAAGACGATGTGAAACTGTTCGTCGAACTTTCGGGGAAGAAGCCGGTTCCGGCCGCCGAATTGCCGATGACGACGCTGATGCCCGCCTTCATGATTTCCGAATTACGACGCGCGTTCGAGATCGGCTTCCTGCTGCTCCTGCCGTTTCTCGTCATCGATCTGGCGGTGGCGGCCGTGCTCATGGCCATGGGCATGATGATGCTGCCGCCGGCGACCATTTCATTGCCAATGAAGATCATCTTCTTCGTACTCGTGGACGGCTGGGCACTGGTTGCAGGGTCATTGGTCAAAAGCTTCGGCGCTCCGGGATAG
- a CDS encoding flagellar motor protein MotB has product MNRNEEQPIVIRRVRRHQATVHHGGAWKVAYADFVTAMMAFFMLLWLLANQNKAQLRGLAEYFSSDTARSAPATTMTNDPGSQPGLGGRSRRAQGSDDRSIGQISAEAGTAGAARGGTAEIPEAALRVLADEMMIAIQPPNETPGARNRATVEKTREGVRVHLMDSANRSMFIGPTAQLNDYARTLLTRIAQKLVKTGAQVAIEGHTDSTGGQSDANWRLSSERALAARAAMVAAGLTADRFSEVVAKAGSEPIYPDRPDRPENRRITIVILAEPSALPKDTSFKF; this is encoded by the coding sequence ATGAACCGCAACGAAGAACAGCCGATCGTCATTCGCCGTGTCCGTCGCCATCAGGCGACGGTGCATCACGGCGGAGCATGGAAGGTGGCCTATGCCGACTTCGTGACCGCGATGATGGCGTTCTTCATGCTGTTGTGGCTGCTGGCCAACCAGAACAAGGCGCAGTTGCGTGGGTTGGCTGAATATTTTTCGAGCGATACGGCGCGCAGCGCGCCGGCAACGACGATGACCAATGATCCGGGCAGCCAGCCGGGGCTGGGCGGCCGCAGCCGCCGCGCCCAGGGCAGCGATGATCGCAGCATTGGTCAGATTTCGGCTGAAGCGGGTACCGCAGGGGCCGCGCGCGGCGGTACTGCGGAAATTCCTGAGGCGGCACTGCGTGTGCTTGCCGATGAAATGATGATCGCGATCCAGCCGCCGAACGAAACACCCGGCGCGCGTAACCGCGCGACCGTCGAAAAGACGCGCGAAGGCGTGCGCGTGCATCTGATGGACAGCGCGAACCGGTCGATGTTCATCGGCCCGACCGCGCAGCTCAACGATTATGCGCGCACGCTTCTGACTCGGATCGCGCAGAAGCTGGTGAAAACCGGCGCGCAGGTGGCGATCGAGGGGCACACCGATTCCACCGGCGGTCAGAGCGATGCGAACTGGCGCTTGTCGAGCGAGCGGGCGCTGGCGGCCCGCGCGGCGATGGTGGCTGCGGGCCTGACAGCCGATCGTTTTTCCGAAGTGGTGGCCAAGGCGGGTTCCGAGCCGATCTATCCCGATCGCCCGGACCGTCCCGAAAACCGCCGCATCACCATCGTGATCCTCGCGGAGCCTTCGGCATTGCCGAAGGACACGAGCTTCAAATTCTGA
- a CDS encoding chemotaxis protein CheD (catalyzes the conversion of glutamine residues to glutamate on methyl-accepting chemotaxis receptors) produces MKRIPIVQGEHRVVGEPGVVISTLLGSCVAVCLQDPVARVGGMNHFLLSEPAASAVVDAAQPQRYGIHAMELLINAMMQRGAVRGRLRAHLYGGANIIAGLGQIGSNNAAFARNFMETEGIPIGRCELGGTRARKVEFMPYEGRVRSTLVADAPPPVISPRPAAHGGEVELF; encoded by the coding sequence ATGAAGCGCATTCCCATCGTTCAGGGCGAACATCGCGTCGTCGGCGAACCGGGTGTCGTCATATCGACGTTGCTCGGCTCGTGCGTCGCCGTTTGCCTGCAGGATCCGGTGGCGCGCGTCGGCGGTATGAACCATTTTCTGCTGTCCGAGCCCGCTGCTTCGGCCGTCGTCGATGCGGCGCAGCCGCAGCGCTACGGGATTCATGCGATGGAATTGCTGATTAACGCGATGATGCAACGCGGCGCGGTGCGTGGTCGCCTGCGCGCCCATCTGTACGGAGGGGCGAACATCATTGCGGGGTTGGGCCAGATCGGGTCGAACAATGCCGCGTTCGCGCGGAACTTCATGGAAACCGAAGGCATCCCGATCGGTCGTTGCGAACTGGGCGGCACGCGTGCGCGCAAGGTGGAGTTCATGCCCTATGAGGGGCGTGTGCGGTCCACGCTTGTCGCCGATGCACCACCGCCCGTCATTTCACCCAGGCCGGCTGCCCATGGCGGCGAGGTCGAACTTTTCTGA
- a CDS encoding response regulator, which translates to MPSAAAIKVMVVDDQTSMRAMIRRTLQDLGFKDVRDKASAVEALPAIKTDRVHLVISDYNMPDMDGLQFLEAVRADPVIGKTVFIMLTGSADRELVQKAAELGVNNYVVKPFAPAALKEKIERVFGELT; encoded by the coding sequence ATGCCCTCAGCGGCTGCAATCAAGGTAATGGTAGTAGACGACCAGACGAGTATGCGTGCGATGATCCGGCGCACCCTGCAGGATCTTGGCTTCAAGGACGTACGCGACAAGGCGAGCGCGGTTGAGGCGCTACCTGCGATCAAGACCGATCGCGTGCATCTCGTGATTTCGGATTACAACATGCCCGACATGGACGGGCTTCAGTTTCTGGAAGCGGTCCGTGCCGATCCCGTTATCGGCAAGACCGTTTTCATCATGCTGACCGGATCTGCCGACCGGGAACTGGTGCAGAAGGCGGCGGAACTGGGCGTCAACAACTATGTCGTGAAGCCTTTTGCGCCTGCGGCGCTCAAGGAAAAGATCGAACGGGTATTCGGCGAGCTTACCTGA
- a CDS encoding chemotaxis response regulator protein-glutamate methylesterase encodes MSGPVRALIVDDSASMRAMLNRILSADPEIEVVGMAPEPHAARAMIKELNPDVVTLDVEMPGMDGLSFLEKIMRLRPMPVVMCSTLTARGAEVTIEALRLGAVDCIAKPVGNPLEIVQDGAKLCRMVKAAARSSVRQTPHRVAPVTASAPGQMRDMVIAIGASTGGVEALFSLIGALPPDTPPVLVVQHMPASFTQGFAARLDRESRVSVVEAKSGMLLERGKVYIAPGGENHMELVGGTHGHIRLRPSEPVGGHRPSVDVLFNSVAALGAKAVGVILTGMGNDGAAGLKAMRLGGAHTFGQSQASCVIYGMPRAAFEMGAVERELNLSAMPEAILGVCRTSN; translated from the coding sequence ATGAGCGGCCCCGTTCGCGCGCTTATCGTCGATGACAGCGCGTCGATGCGCGCGATGCTGAACCGAATCCTGTCCGCCGACCCCGAAATCGAGGTGGTGGGCATGGCACCCGAGCCCCATGCGGCACGTGCGATGATCAAGGAACTCAACCCCGATGTCGTGACGTTGGACGTCGAGATGCCGGGGATGGACGGCCTGTCCTTCCTTGAAAAGATCATGCGCCTGCGCCCGATGCCGGTGGTCATGTGCTCGACGCTGACCGCGCGGGGCGCCGAGGTGACGATCGAAGCTTTGCGGCTGGGCGCCGTAGACTGCATCGCCAAGCCGGTGGGCAATCCGCTGGAGATCGTCCAGGACGGTGCGAAGCTGTGCCGGATGGTGAAGGCGGCCGCGCGCTCGTCGGTACGGCAGACGCCGCACCGCGTGGCGCCGGTAACCGCGTCCGCGCCGGGCCAGATGCGCGATATGGTGATCGCCATTGGCGCCTCGACCGGCGGGGTCGAAGCTCTCTTCTCGCTGATCGGTGCATTGCCACCCGATACGCCGCCGGTGCTGGTTGTTCAGCACATGCCGGCAAGCTTTACCCAGGGCTTCGCCGCGCGGCTCGACCGCGAAAGCCGTGTGAGCGTGGTCGAGGCAAAGTCGGGCATGCTGCTGGAACGCGGCAAGGTTTATATCGCGCCTGGCGGTGAGAACCATATGGAGCTGGTGGGCGGCACGCACGGCCATATCCGGTTGCGCCCCTCTGAACCCGTGGGCGGTCACCGCCCATCGGTGGATGTGCTGTTCAATTCCGTCGCGGCGCTCGGTGCCAAGGCGGTGGGCGTCATTTTAACCGGCATGGGCAATGACGGCGCGGCCGGCTTGAAGGCGATGCGCCTGGGCGGGGCGCACACCTTCGGCCAAAGCCAGGCAAGCTGCGTGATTTATGGAATGCCGCGCGCCGCATTCGAAATGGGTGCGGTCGAACGCGAACTGAACTTGTCGGCCATGCCCGAGGCCATCCTCGGCGTATGCCGTACATCGAATTGA
- a CDS encoding CheR family methyltransferase: MKHEVFPADAERGGASALVASAELGIDEFRQIAAIMQAEARIHLVETKITLVHSRLARRLRERGLTRFKDYVALVNEDEEERRAMVVALTTNHTHFFREAHHFDHFRGQVLPVLQGRARVGQPVRIWSAGCSSGEEVYSIAMCLAGDAQASANWLKTSDVKLLATDISPPVVDAVRRATYSAATVEPIPQTYRAKWLRPNGDNFVIADELRALVTARVLNLFASWPMRQKYDAIFCRNVMIYFDDRAKAELEERLVDMLAPGGHLYIGHSERLIGAAATRMEAVGQTIYRKSGGGQ, encoded by the coding sequence GTGAAACACGAGGTCTTCCCTGCCGATGCGGAGCGGGGCGGCGCGTCTGCGCTTGTCGCCAGCGCCGAACTCGGGATCGACGAATTTCGTCAGATCGCGGCCATCATGCAGGCCGAGGCCCGTATCCACCTGGTCGAAACCAAGATCACGCTCGTCCATTCCCGGCTGGCGCGCCGGTTGCGTGAGCGGGGGCTGACGCGGTTCAAGGACTATGTCGCGCTCGTCAACGAAGACGAGGAAGAACGCCGTGCCATGGTGGTTGCACTGACCACCAACCACACGCATTTCTTTCGCGAGGCGCATCATTTCGATCATTTCCGCGGGCAGGTTCTTCCCGTGCTGCAGGGGCGCGCGCGCGTTGGCCAGCCGGTACGTATCTGGTCGGCAGGCTGCTCGAGCGGCGAGGAAGTCTATTCGATTGCGATGTGCCTTGCGGGTGACGCGCAGGCGAGCGCCAACTGGCTGAAGACGAGCGACGTCAAGCTGCTGGCGACCGACATTTCGCCGCCTGTGGTGGACGCTGTGCGCCGGGCGACCTATTCGGCGGCGACCGTCGAGCCGATCCCCCAGACCTACCGCGCGAAATGGCTTCGTCCTAACGGCGACAATTTCGTGATTGCCGACGAACTGCGCGCGCTTGTCACCGCCCGCGTGCTCAATCTCTTCGCGTCCTGGCCGATGCGCCAGAAATATGATGCGATCTTCTGCCGCAACGTCATGATCTATTTCGATGACCGGGCAAAGGCGGAGCTTGAGGAGCGGCTGGTCGACATGCTGGCGCCGGGCGGCCATCTGTATATTGGCCACTCCGAACGCCTGATCGGCGCGGCCGCGACGCGGATGGAAGCCGTTGGGCAGACCATCTACCGCAAATCGGGAGGAGGCCAATGA
- a CDS encoding chemotaxis protein CheW, with amino-acid sequence MNIVEEQKTDERKIVTFTLGEQMFGIDMRSLIEIREWEEPTPLPSVPSFIKGVTNLRGSVVPVVGLSERLGWEPSKIHSRSCILVVSIANKQAGFLVDEVADIVVINGADIQPAPEVEVNEESVIAGLVKIERRTTDTENAETMVLLLDLDALSLTRHLTDMAA; translated from the coding sequence ATGAACATTGTCGAAGAGCAGAAAACCGACGAACGCAAGATCGTCACCTTCACGCTGGGCGAACAAATGTTCGGCATCGACATGCGCTCGCTGATCGAAATCCGCGAATGGGAAGAGCCTACCCCGCTGCCGAGCGTGCCCTCGTTCATCAAGGGTGTGACTAACCTGCGGGGGTCGGTGGTGCCGGTGGTCGGCCTTTCCGAACGACTGGGCTGGGAACCGAGCAAGATCCATTCGCGCTCGTGCATCCTCGTCGTCAGCATCGCCAACAAGCAGGCCGGTTTCCTGGTCGATGAAGTTGCCGACATCGTCGTGATCAACGGTGCCGACATCCAGCCCGCACCCGAAGTGGAGGTGAACGAGGAAAGCGTGATCGCCGGTCTCGTCAAGATCGAACGTCGCACGACCGACACCGAAAATGCCGAGACGATGGTGCTCCTCCTCGACCTCGATGCGTTGAGCCTGACCCGGCACCTGACGGACATGGCCGCGTGA